GCGGGAGCAGTTGCGGAGGCGAAGGCGGCGGCGGCAGTACCTGGCTGAGGGGAGGCGGGTCAGGAGGAGCCCCTCTCAGGGCTCCAGCTTTGAGCGGCCAAGCGGGCAGACAGACCCTTTGCCCGTTGGGGGGCGCTGGGGAGGCGCGGTGCGGGCCGGTTCGCCCGTGACCGATCTCGGGTTCCCAGAGCAGGATGTACACGCTGCTGTCAGGCCTGTACAAGTACATGTTCCAGAAGGATGAGTACTGCATCCTGATCCTGGGTCTGGACAACGCCGGGAAGACGGTATGTGCGGTCCCGTGTCAACACCCCTACTCCCCCGCTGCCCTATGGTCCTGTTGGTTTTATGCTTTTAGTTGCATGTTCTGTACCCAGATAGGATCCGAACTCCGTTTAAGGCCATGGGACAGTTACCGCTAGCTGCTTTAAAAGCAAAACGTTTTGTTTTGCTTCGATTTAGAGGAATAGGCCCAAGTAGGAGTATTTGTGAAGCAGCCACGAGAACTCTCCCAGTTCTCACGTCACGCCTCTCTGTCTACCTTTAGACTTTCTTGGAGCAGTCAAAGACCCGGTTCAACAAGAACTACAAGGGGATGAGTCTGTCCAAAATCACTACCACTGTGGGCCTAAACAGTAAGGGGGTCCTTTAGGGCTGTGGGTTTGGGGGGCAGAGCCCTGAGGATGCTGCGGTGTCCGAAGGCCGAGGGTGAGGCCACTGCTCCGGCTCCCATTGGCCCCAGCATCGTGGAGCGCCGGCGCCGCCTGCTCCTCCCGGGAGAGCTGGGAGCCCGTGTGTCAGGGACCAAGGCCGCAGCCTCACCCGTCTCCTTTTCTCCCCAGTCGGCACTGTGGACTTTGGAAAGGCCCGCCTCATGTTCTGGGACTTAGGGGGGCAGGAGGAGCTGCAGTCTTTGTGGGACAAGGTAAGATGGGTGGATGCCACATCGACTCTGTGGCCTGCCTGTCATGCCATCTCTCTAGCTGGCACCGtggtctcttcctccctctcctcagaAGGCGTGGGACTCCCCTTCTTTTCTTGCTGTTGGCAGCTTCCCTCACCCGCTTGTTCCTGAGTCTCACCTCCATCCCGGTTCCCAAGTCACGCCCCCCAAGAGCAGGAACAAACTCGGTTCCTTTGGGCTTAGAGATTTTGTTGGTAATCAGAACAGGACGAGACAAAGAATGGTCGAGGAGCAGACCTGGGGGAGACGCAACGCCTGTTTGGTGCTCCGCTGCAGCACCGGGGCCTGAGTCTCCCCTACTGGGTCCTCCCACAGTCCTAGCTTGGGACCTGTCCTCCATGGTGGCCCCTTCCCCATCAGGGGAGGGTGTCCTCCACGGCCCACAGCACCTGTCTCCTCTTTCGAGGTAGGTGTGAAGTGTTTCTGAGACCTCAGGGCTGGAGTCGGTCTTCAGCTCagcctgtgccaggcaccagggtCTAGCAGAAAACAGGGCAGGACAAGCCTCTTCCCTCAGCCCCCTCTCAATGGATTGGCGTGGCGGGTTGGGTACAGCCTAGTGCCGGGGGCACAGACAGGCTCACCCTGATTCTGGGGCCAGATGTGCCCATCCCAGCACTTGCCGGTGGCTCAGTGCCCTGGTCTTGATTTCTGGTTTGACCCCAGCAGCAGGTACCTggtcactttttcctttttcctcccaaAGTGTCCCCCCTGTCCTGACCTCCAGCCAAGAGGACAGGTTCCATCCTGCAGCCAGAAGGTCACTGATAGACGCCCTGTGGCCATTTAAGTCAGACCAAGGCAGAGCCAAGCTAGGGGCTGTCTGCAAACTCTAGACTCACACAGGGAGTGTGAAACAGGTCCTGACATTCTGTCATAGGCCAGGGTCTCGGGGGCAGATGCTGCGGCAGAGgttggggtgcaagtgtgtgtggggggggacgTGGGCCTGGGCAGGGTCAGGGTCATCTCAGATGCTGCCCCACGTTGGGCCACGCTGGCTGGGACTCCATCGCTGTGGCAGGTCGCCACGATGGGCTGCCCTGGGCGGCTGTGACATGCTCAGGTGGCTCTTTATGGGTCAGAGTGGGTCTTGTAGGAGCCAACCAGGGGATCTGCACTGGGTGCACTGCTTGTGACAGCAGCCAGGCCACAGCCAGTGACAGGTGCACCTGCACACACACGCCTCTGGTTGGGGGCCGGCTCCTCCTGAGGGGAAGCTGGGTTGGTCATGCCCCACCGGCCCCCCACTAGCTTCCACATCTGTTGGTGGCATGGCTTCGTCGCCTCATCATGAGGGGCTGATCCCCAATCACCGAGCCTGCCATCTCGGAGGGACCCTGGGCTGCTCGCGTGCTCTGTGACTCGGGTGGAGTGGGTGCCCTGCCGCCTGCCTACAGCGTCAGGTGCCCCTGCCAGGGTGGGCGCCCTGCTGGCCCCTGTGAGCGGGTAGCATGGAGGTGACCGCACCCCTAACCCCAACTCTGAGTCACCAGGAGGGGTGGAAAGTGTGGCTCCTGCTCCCTCTCTGGTTCTAAGACACTATGTCGCGGGGCCTGCCCCCTACCCCCGCGCCACGTGGCACGGTCTGGCGGATCTTCACTCGCACGTCCACTGCTCTCCGTCCACCCCACACCTCTGCTCGCACCACACACTGCTGCCCACGGGTCTGTGCGCGTGGCAGCCTCAGGCCAGGTCTGTGGACCAAGCTGACCCCCTGGCACCCTGCTACAGGGGTGACTTCTGGCCTTTGTCCCTCTAGGCCACAGCCGAGAGCCCTCCAGTGCAAGGCCACAGGTGACAGCATTATCAGGGTCTGGGCATGGCAGGTGCCGCGGGCTCAGGGCAGCCCCTCGCGCTCCGGGTTTGGCTCACGCTGAGCCCCAAGGGTGCCACTCCTGTCCCTGCCGCTGCTGCCTGGCCGTCACCCCGATGCCTGAGGGCGTGGCAGTGGACCTGACCCCGTCTGCTGGGGCCCGGTTGCACATGGGTTGAAGTCCCCTGCCACCACAGTGGCCCCAGGGGCAGAGTGGCGATTCCCTCACTGGCTCGCTGCAAACCCCACACTGTCCCCTCCTGCCTTGGAGGCCTCCACTGTCGGGCCGCAGCTCCTGGCCCTGCATCACCCAGCAGGCTGGCCAGAGAGGCCCCGGGTGTGGGACACGCGGTCTGCAGACCTGGAGGCCACCCGTGTTGGGCTTCCTTCTCTGTAGCGAGTGCAGGTATAAAGGCTTGACTTGTACTGGGGGGGCGGGGACAAGTCGGCGTCATGCCCTGTGGGACATGTGGGTGTTCCGGGTTCCTGGGCTCATACTGGGTAGGAGCTGGAGTGGCGTGGGGGTGTCACCTGTTCCGCCAATGTGGGCATTTCCGTGCTCATTTCTGAGCGGGACAGAAGGCCGACTTGTCAGGCCTATTTAGTGTGTCTGTCCTTTCCCAGGGGTGCTGCTGTTCACCGCCCATAACTCTCCCCATACCCCGGGCTCTGGTGGTTTTAAGTGTTGGGGTGGCTCCTGTGTGGCTGCTGCTGGCAGGGAACCCAGGGCTGGACACCGTCCCAGCCCCGGCCCAGCCTGCAGAGCTCCAAGCTCTCTGGCGCTGGCTCAGATGTTAGTTCTGTCCCGCGCAGGGGACAGAGCTGCTTTGAATGTTCTGGACTTGCCCCTTGGCTTTCCGTGGCTCCCCGATGGCAAGCcgctgctgcccccaccccaaggCCTGCTGAGACCCCGAGCCCATCCCTTCCCCTCCGGCCGCTGTCAGGCCAGCAGGTGTGGGCAGGTCCTGACAGTGGAAGCTGAACTGGTGCTCGGGGTACAGCATCCGGCCAGTGGGCGAGGGAGGTGGCCTCCCCGGCCTGGGGGGTCTGGGGCGCCTCTCcactctgccctccctccccgcccccaggaaGCACCCCAGAAGGGTCTTCCAGCTGGGGGCTGCCTCGAGGTGGCCGGGTGCCCACGGCTCAGCACCCCGTTCTGCTCCCGCCCAGTACTACGCGGAGTGCCACGGCGTCATCTACGTCATCGATTCCACGGACGAGGAGCGGCTGTCCGAGTCCAAGCGAGCATTCGGTGTGTGCGGCAGGCCAGGCCCGGGAGGCGGGGAGCAGGCGGTCCCGTCTGCACAGCCCGCTTCCTCAGCTGggctgcggggggtggggggtgggggtgccagGTCAGAGGGCCCCGGCCGAGTGTGTCCACACCTATAGGGGGTCTGCGAGGGCCTGGGGACCTCTGGGCAGAGGTGGACAAAGGGcgctcactgctgcctctccgCTCGCCCCAGAGAAGATGGTCACAAGCGAGGCGCTGGACGGTGTCCCCATCCTGGTGCTGGCCAACAAGCAGGACATTGAGGTGAGCCCCTGGGCCCAGCGGGCCCCACTCCCGGGCGACAGGGTGCCTCTCCCAGGGGAGGACTGCTGCCTTCCTCAGACACCAGAGCACCAGACTCTGCCCCGGGGcagagcccctcccccaccccaggcctctgGCCACCCTGCTGCCAGGGACCCGGAGCCTCCTGCTGGGCAGACCCAGGTGGAAGCTCCGGAAAGAAAATGCAGAGGGACCAGGGTGGGAGTGAGCCCTGATCCCGACCTGTCTGCTGCCCTTGAGAACAGCAGCTATGCCAGCCTCACCCCATGGGACCACTGGCGGTGCAGCGGCCATCCGCCTGGCGGGGGCCCTGGGCAGGCTGGTGGCGCAATCCTGGAGCGTCTCCGTGGTGGCTGCCAGGGTGCTTCTCAGACCACCGCCTGCTTCGCTGTAGACCTTCCCTGACACCTGCTCCCCTGAGGCTGCTCGCCAGGCAGGACCCCTCCTGGACAGAGTAGCCCCAGGGTGCCCCCCCCCTACCCCGCAGCTCTAGGAACTGCCTTGGGGTGGGGCCGGGCCGTGAGCCTGATCTTCACGGCCTCACCTCCCCCAGACTTGTCTCTCCATCCCGGACATCAAGACTGTGTTCAGCGACTGCGCCTCCAAGATCGGCAGGCGCGACTGCCTGACCCAGGCCTGCTCGGCCCTCACGGGGTGAGTGGGGCTCACCC
The DNA window shown above is from Kogia breviceps isolate mKogBre1 chromosome 14, mKogBre1 haplotype 1, whole genome shotgun sequence and carries:
- the ARFRP1 gene encoding ADP-ribosylation factor-related protein 1 isoform X1, with translation MYTLLSGLYKYMFQKDEYCILILGLDNAGKTTFLEQSKTRFNKNYKGMSLSKITTTVGLNIGTVDFGKARLMFWDLGGQEELQSLWDKYYAECHGVIYVIDSTDEERLSESKRAFEKMVTSEALDGVPILVLANKQDIETCLSIPDIKTVFSDCASKIGRRDCLTQACSALTGKGVREGIEWMVKCVVRNVHRPPRQRDIT
- the ARFRP1 gene encoding ADP-ribosylation factor-related protein 1 isoform X2 encodes the protein MYTLLSGLYKYMFQKDEYCILILGLDNAGKTTFLEQSKTRFNKNYKGMSLSKITTTVGLNIGTVDFGKARLMFWDLGGQEELQSLWDKEAPQKGLPAGGCLEVAGCPRLSTPFCSRPVLRGVPRRHLRHRFHGRGAAVRVQASIRWSQARRWTVSPSWCWPTSRTLRLVSPSRTSRLCSATAPPRSAGATA